In a genomic window of Methanobacterium alcaliphilum:
- a CDS encoding FmdE family protein has product MSDMLNLIEDPQMREDMEKLIKFHGHLSSGALIGYQMLQIAKRKMDILDGEKIFVAAESQNCLPDPFQIIWGSTTGNKRLTVHNYEKMAVTVNKAAPPKESSIQGIRIYLNMDKLKNYPIIYAWFMNERRIAHEEVVPELLKAGEDIYSYDFVNIEVPIRQPKDVVICPKCKESFIKRGTDILCIPCALKESKK; this is encoded by the coding sequence ATGAGTGATATGTTAAATCTAATTGAAGATCCGCAAATGAGAGAAGATATGGAAAAATTAATTAAATTTCACGGCCACTTAAGCTCAGGAGCCCTTATAGGTTACCAAATGTTGCAGATAGCTAAAAGAAAAATGGATATTCTAGACGGTGAAAAAATATTTGTCGCCGCCGAGAGTCAAAATTGCCTGCCTGATCCTTTTCAGATCATATGGGGGTCTACCACCGGGAACAAAAGATTAACTGTCCATAATTATGAAAAAATGGCAGTTACAGTTAATAAAGCCGCGCCCCCAAAAGAAAGTTCTATCCAAGGTATTCGCATATATCTCAATATGGATAAACTCAAAAATTACCCTATAATCTATGCTTGGTTTATGAATGAAAGACGTATTGCACATGAAGAGGTAGTGCCAGAATTGTTAAAAGCTGGAGAAGACATTTACTCTTATGACTTTGTGAATATAGAAGTTCCAATTAGACAACCCAAAGATGTGGTCATATGTCCCAAATGTAAGGAATCATTTATAAAAAGAGGAACTGACATTCTCTGTATACCCTGCGCTTTAAAAGAATCTAAAAAATAA
- a CDS encoding carboxymuconolactone decarboxylase family protein yields MGQNEKNNEIIVSEILDNIKEYFGFVPKIFQVLSENPSALKAYYLKFEAIIKNNSLDPLTMELVAVGAASALGAEHCLSTHLKVARELGANDNQLLNTILMGTMIAETDALASSLRVYESFK; encoded by the coding sequence ATGGGTCAAAATGAGAAGAATAATGAAATTATTGTAAGTGAAATATTGGATAATATTAAAGAATATTTTGGCTTTGTTCCCAAGATTTTTCAAGTTTTATCTGAAAATCCTTCTGCCCTCAAAGCTTATTATTTAAAATTTGAAGCCATAATAAAAAACAATTCATTAGATCCATTAACCATGGAACTTGTTGCTGTAGGGGCAGCATCTGCATTAGGTGCTGAGCACTGTTTGTCTACTCACTTAAAAGTAGCTCGAGAATTAGGAGCAAATGATAATCAGTTATTAAATACAATTTTAATGGGCACGATGATTGCTGAAACAGATGCTTTGGCCAGCTCTTTAAGAGTCTATGAAAGTTTCAAATAA
- a CDS encoding DUF128 domain-containing protein — MPNETDRKMMEILRILADREEVLGAKTIAEELKRKGYNLGERAVRYHMRILDEKGFTERIGYAGRKITDKGLKELDKGLIYDQVDFIFSKFESMIYQTTLNPDSKQGTVVVNTSSIAPEKEAMNIIQEVFQKGISVSSLVQMGKTINGETGQKEMIMKTICGTTIDGMILNEGIPVIPQYGGLVKIEDNVPIRFTELIAYKKTSMTPLEAFTAKNMTSVLDVIQEGSGLIPANFRIIPSTSKEKASKLFEKLGKIGISGLLKIGNDGETVLGVPVEDNMTGIAVTGGISPLCAAQEAGFPVNIKLAENLMNINELNSLTKVKPLLKSSGSEPREKVRFLLSKAWNLIQKVDFDPYTHEGQLIANISYVNNQNLDEALEIMAEVFHIIPEYCTSRFFKVVPHPENNDLKGIATICSLSIDGILIKNGIMSTPKYGGILELEKKGPRFVELTAYSGSSLDPHEIYISKGMTSVYEALHGHGRVLAGLKEIPYLARQQAVEILSQVEDIGLSISKVGDPSELIYNAKVERYRSGIVTPGGLNPLAAVKEEGIDVETKAVETMVSLSEMDEF; from the coding sequence ATGCCTAATGAAACTGACCGTAAGATGATGGAGATTTTAAGAATTCTCGCAGACCGCGAGGAAGTTCTTGGAGCGAAGACCATCGCTGAAGAGTTAAAAAGAAAAGGTTATAATCTAGGAGAGCGTGCTGTGCGTTATCACATGCGTATCCTTGATGAAAAAGGATTTACCGAACGTATAGGATATGCCGGTAGAAAAATTACTGATAAAGGCTTGAAAGAGTTAGATAAAGGACTTATCTATGATCAGGTTGACTTTATTTTTTCCAAATTTGAGAGCATGATTTACCAGACCACTTTAAATCCCGACTCTAAACAGGGAACTGTAGTGGTGAATACATCAAGCATTGCCCCTGAAAAAGAAGCTATGAATATCATCCAAGAAGTTTTCCAAAAAGGAATATCTGTTAGTTCACTTGTACAAATGGGCAAAACCATTAATGGTGAAACTGGGCAAAAAGAAATGATTATGAAGACTATCTGTGGTACTACTATTGATGGTATGATTCTAAATGAAGGAATACCCGTTATACCTCAGTATGGAGGATTAGTTAAAATAGAGGATAATGTCCCCATAAGATTTACTGAATTAATTGCTTATAAAAAAACTTCTATGACCCCTCTAGAGGCATTCACTGCAAAAAATATGACGTCTGTGCTTGACGTAATTCAAGAAGGTAGTGGACTGATTCCGGCTAATTTTAGAATAATACCCAGTACATCAAAAGAAAAAGCCAGTAAGTTATTTGAAAAATTGGGAAAAATTGGCATTTCTGGGCTTTTAAAAATAGGTAACGACGGTGAAACCGTTCTTGGAGTCCCAGTAGAAGATAATATGACTGGAATTGCAGTTACAGGAGGAATTTCCCCACTATGTGCTGCTCAAGAAGCAGGTTTTCCTGTAAATATTAAACTTGCAGAAAATTTAATGAATATAAACGAATTAAACAGTTTAACTAAAGTTAAACCTTTACTAAAGTCTTCAGGCTCCGAACCTCGCGAAAAAGTACGATTTTTATTATCTAAAGCTTGGAACTTAATCCAAAAAGTTGATTTTGATCCTTACACCCATGAAGGGCAATTAATCGCCAATATATCCTATGTAAATAATCAGAACCTGGATGAAGCCCTAGAAATTATGGCAGAAGTATTCCATATTATACCAGAATACTGCACCAGCCGTTTCTTTAAAGTAGTTCCACACCCCGAGAATAATGACTTAAAGGGAATTGCAACTATCTGCAGTCTAAGTATAGATGGAATTTTAATTAAAAACGGGATTATGTCCACACCAAAATACGGTGGAATTCTTGAGCTGGAAAAAAAAGGCCCTAGATTTGTGGAACTTACTGCCTATAGTGGCTCTTCTTTAGATCCACATGAAATATACATATCCAAAGGAATGACTTCAGTTTATGAGGCATTACATGGACATGGAAGAGTCCTAGCCGGTTTAAAAGAAATCCCTTACCTTGCAAGGCAACAAGCCGTGGAAATACTATCCCAAGTGGAAGATATAGGATTATCAATATCTAAAGTAGGGGATCCCAGTGAATTAATTTACAATGCCAAAGTAGAACGATATCGCTCAGGCATAGTGACACCCGGTGGTTTAAATCCTTTGGCTGCAGTAAAAGAAGAAGGAATCGATGTTGAAACCAAGGCAGTTGAGACCATGGTTAGTTTATCTGAAATGGATGAATTTTAA
- the tsaA gene encoding tRNA (N6-threonylcarbamoyladenosine(37)-N6)-methyltransferase TrmO, protein MEEITFKPIGTIKTPFKDLEGMPIQPVGACGIKGTIELKKEYEGGLKDLEGFSHLILIYHLHRANGYDLKVKPFLDNEKRGIFATRAPKRPNPIGISVVCLDKVEGNILQISHVDILDGTPLLDIKPYVPHLDKNEDDEICIGWFEDKHHEAKDKRSDRRFCD, encoded by the coding sequence ATGGAAGAAATAACATTTAAACCCATTGGAACTATAAAAACTCCTTTTAAAGATCTGGAAGGAATGCCCATACAACCTGTAGGGGCTTGTGGAATTAAAGGCACTATTGAACTTAAAAAAGAATATGAAGGTGGATTAAAAGATTTGGAAGGGTTTTCACATTTAATCTTAATTTACCACCTTCACCGTGCTAATGGTTATGATTTAAAAGTCAAACCATTTTTAGATAATGAAAAAAGAGGCATATTTGCAACTAGGGCGCCCAAAAGACCTAACCCTATTGGTATATCCGTAGTATGTTTGGACAAGGTGGAAGGGAATATTTTACAGATATCTCATGTAGATATTCTTGATGGAACTCCTCTTTTAGATATTAAACCATACGTTCCTCATTTAGATAAAAATGAAGATGATGAAATTTGTATTGGTTGGTTTGAGGATAAACATCATGAAGCAAAAGATAAAAGATCAGATAGAAGATTTTGTGATTAA
- the glnA gene encoding type I glutamate--ammonia ligase, translated as MSDKTGQIISKMDECGVKFVRLQFVDIHGTPKNMAVPLMKADEIEDIINEGLLFDGSSVEGFANINDSDLILKPDPNTFSTLPWRPEEKGVCRFICDIFHTDGKTPFEGDPRYVLRRALEKVEKMGYEYNVGPEPEFFILDQEEDGTIIPHDNGAYFDTEPVDQGTDFRRKLVMDLEALNFDIEVSHHEVAPGQHEIDFKFDKALKTADAVITFKQAIKAIVDNMGYMVTFMPKPFFGENGSGMHINQSLSKNGENVFFDPNTETQLSEEAIHFTGGLLKHSKALAAVCAPTVNSYKRLVPGYEAPVYVAYGLKNRSTLVRIPASRGKRTRVELRMPDPSCNPYLAFAAVLEAGMDGIKNKIDPGAPTEIDVFGKSMDELSTMGIDVLPSSLWEAYHALEADEVVKKSLGNHVYEHFMAIKHKEWDDYRVQVFNYELEKYLSI; from the coding sequence ATGTCAGATAAGACAGGACAAATTATTAGTAAAATGGATGAATGCGGCGTTAAGTTCGTTAGACTCCAGTTTGTAGACATACACGGAACCCCTAAAAACATGGCAGTTCCACTCATGAAAGCAGATGAAATTGAAGACATTATTAATGAGGGTCTTCTCTTTGATGGTTCTTCTGTTGAAGGATTTGCAAATATTAATGACAGTGACCTGATTTTAAAACCAGACCCTAATACTTTCTCTACTCTCCCATGGAGGCCAGAAGAAAAAGGTGTTTGCAGGTTCATCTGTGATATATTCCATACCGATGGAAAAACCCCATTTGAAGGAGACCCCAGATACGTTCTAAGAAGGGCCCTGGAAAAAGTTGAAAAAATGGGTTATGAATACAATGTAGGACCAGAACCTGAATTTTTTATCTTAGATCAAGAAGAAGACGGGACAATTATCCCCCATGATAATGGTGCTTATTTCGATACAGAACCTGTTGATCAAGGTACTGACTTTAGAAGAAAATTAGTAATGGATTTGGAAGCTTTGAACTTTGATATTGAAGTTTCTCACCACGAAGTGGCTCCTGGCCAGCACGAAATCGATTTTAAATTTGATAAAGCATTGAAGACTGCTGATGCAGTAATCACATTTAAACAAGCCATAAAAGCAATTGTGGACAATATGGGATACATGGTTACATTCATGCCTAAACCATTCTTCGGAGAAAACGGTAGCGGTATGCACATTAACCAATCATTATCCAAAAACGGTGAAAACGTATTTTTTGATCCCAACACTGAAACCCAGTTATCTGAAGAAGCCATACACTTTACAGGAGGCCTTTTAAAACATTCAAAAGCATTAGCTGCAGTTTGCGCCCCAACTGTAAACTCTTACAAACGTTTAGTACCCGGATACGAAGCTCCAGTATATGTTGCATATGGTCTTAAAAACAGATCTACACTTGTTAGAATTCCCGCATCCCGTGGAAAACGTACTCGTGTAGAGTTAAGAATGCCCGATCCATCTTGTAACCCTTACTTAGCATTTGCAGCAGTATTAGAAGCTGGTATGGATGGTATAAAAAACAAGATCGACCCTGGAGCACCAACTGAAATCGACGTATTTGGAAAAAGTATGGATGAACTCAGCACCATGGGCATAGATGTTTTACCATCAAGCTTATGGGAAGCTTACCATGCACTGGAAGCCGACGAAGTAGTTAAAAAATCTTTAGGCAACCATGTATACGAACATTTCATGGCAATTAAACACAAAGAATGGGATGACTATAGAGTACAAGTATTCAACTACGAGTTAGAGAAATACTTATCCATCTAA
- a CDS encoding ISNCY family transposase, which yields MTSEITPTLNCCIDSIQLKLSDFFTGKHDFETILKNRLKPAKTHRNINQKLYLHENNHFEHLNPICPHCDSKIVIKQEYRHRKLLIDDNGSLSVYLRRYLCKNCGIKFTTNIKSLIKPYKRYINLFKEKLRSFIETGYRSLRKTQKDLQNFLGNSPSHQTIRNWLTINTKNMIKNTERFYSGYYTYDEQFLRINGQRMYRLTLYDQILSIPVAEQIVHKRTPTAITQFIQESTSKQPLISITTDHMKLYKNIMDYIGVKHQLCIFHLFKMIGDKVYKKLRSKKLTEHEKISLCLYFTDIKNIFRTYNLKTSNQRLNNY from the coding sequence ATGACTAGTGAAATTACACCTACTCTCAATTGTTGTATTGACTCCATACAACTTAAACTTTCCGATTTTTTCACCGGAAAACACGATTTTGAAACCATTCTAAAAAATCGATTAAAACCTGCAAAAACACATCGAAATATTAATCAAAAACTCTATTTGCACGAAAACAATCATTTCGAACACTTAAATCCCATATGTCCACATTGTGATTCTAAAATTGTTATTAAACAGGAATATCGTCATAGAAAATTGTTAATTGATGATAACGGGTCTTTGAGTGTTTATTTGCGAAGATATCTTTGCAAAAATTGTGGTATAAAATTCACCACCAACATCAAATCACTGATAAAGCCATATAAACGATATATTAACTTATTTAAAGAAAAATTAAGATCTTTTATTGAAACTGGGTATCGTTCACTTCGTAAAACACAGAAAGATTTACAGAACTTCCTGGGAAATTCACCATCACATCAAACCATACGAAACTGGCTCACCATAAACACTAAAAACATGATTAAAAACACTGAACGTTTTTATTCAGGATATTATACTTATGATGAGCAATTTTTAAGAATTAATGGCCAAAGAATGTACAGATTAACATTATACGACCAAATACTTAGTATCCCAGTAGCCGAACAAATAGTCCACAAAAGAACACCAACAGCCATAACGCAGTTCATACAAGAATCCACAAGTAAGCAACCATTAATATCAATTACAACAGATCATATGAAATTATATAAAAATATAATGGATTATATTGGTGTTAAACATCAATTATGCATCTTTCACTTGTTTAAAATGATTGGTGATAAAGTATACAAAAAATTACGCAGTAAAAAACTCACAGAACATGAAAAAATCAGTTTATGCCTTTATTTCACCGATATCAAAAACATATTCCGCACATACAACTTAAAAACCAGCAATCAAAGATTAAATAATTATTAA
- a CDS encoding AIM24 family protein, with protein sequence MRKYTIDEFVNKTAEKEESGEELFDLENDYTLYVNLNGKVWVKLGSMIAYAGDIRFKKQSSLEGGVSKFLKKAVTGEGAHMMAAEGYGNLYLADDGKRIAILNLENERIYVNGNDVIAFEESIDWDITMAKGSGSSLTGKLFTMKLQGSGMVAITTHYTPMTLIVTPDRPVYTDPNATVAWSGNLAPEIKTDISFKSITGRGSGEEFQMKFQGDGFVVVQPFEEVYKVE encoded by the coding sequence ATGAGAAAATATACCATAGATGAATTTGTAAATAAAACTGCAGAAAAAGAAGAATCTGGAGAAGAGCTTTTTGATCTTGAAAATGATTACACTTTATATGTGAATCTTAATGGTAAAGTATGGGTGAAATTAGGATCAATGATTGCTTATGCTGGAGATATAAGATTTAAAAAACAGAGCAGTTTAGAAGGAGGCGTGAGTAAATTCCTTAAAAAAGCAGTTACCGGGGAAGGGGCCCACATGATGGCTGCAGAAGGATATGGTAACCTTTATCTTGCAGATGACGGAAAAAGAATCGCCATCCTTAACTTAGAAAATGAAAGGATATACGTGAATGGAAACGATGTTATAGCCTTTGAAGAAAGCATTGACTGGGATATAACAATGGCTAAAGGATCAGGCAGTTCCCTAACAGGCAAGTTATTCACTATGAAATTACAGGGCAGTGGAATGGTGGCCATTACCACACACTATACTCCAATGACACTCATAGTGACACCTGATCGACCTGTGTACACCGACCCTAACGCTACTGTAGCTTGGTCTGGAAACTTAGCTCCTGAAATAAAAACAGATATCAGCTTTAAATCAATAACTGGGCGAGGTAGTGGTGAAGAATTCCAGATGAAATTCCAGGGCGATGGTTTCGTAGTTGTGCAGCCCTTCGAAGAAGTTTATAAAGTAGAATAA
- a CDS encoding HesA/MoeB/ThiF family protein — protein MPKRYEGMAYWEIVSRQMSILTKSQQQKLKDATITVIGCGGIGGSAIEMLARMGIGNLRIVDKDSFDVSNINRQVMSSFCSVGKSKIRVTEKTLRSINPFINIKSFEVELDETNVEKIMKGSDLVIDALDNLLSRIIVSRYAFKMNIPFIHGAIHGTMGQITVFNNNTPKYEELFKLPSFKKELNEEIIENLEKLSSEVPPVLGSVPNIVGCIQASEALKIITGKGESILAPKVLNFDLMRADPFSMVEF, from the coding sequence ATGCCAAAAAGATACGAAGGAATGGCTTACTGGGAAATAGTCAGTAGACAAATGAGTATCCTTACCAAAAGCCAGCAGCAGAAATTAAAAGACGCTACCATAACTGTTATTGGTTGTGGAGGAATTGGTGGATCTGCAATAGAAATGCTAGCCCGGATGGGTATTGGGAACCTTCGTATTGTGGATAAAGACTCTTTTGATGTTTCTAATATTAACCGTCAAGTAATGAGCAGTTTTTGCAGTGTGGGAAAATCCAAAATAAGGGTGACTGAAAAAACTTTACGTTCTATTAATCCATTTATAAATATAAAATCATTTGAAGTGGAACTGGATGAAACTAATGTGGAAAAAATCATGAAAGGCAGTGATTTAGTTATAGATGCTCTGGACAATCTTCTCTCAAGGATTATTGTCAGTAGATATGCATTTAAAATGAATATACCTTTTATTCACGGTGCAATACATGGAACAATGGGGCAAATAACAGTTTTTAATAATAATACTCCCAAATATGAAGAATTATTTAAATTACCATCATTTAAAAAAGAATTAAATGAAGAAATTATTGAAAACCTTGAAAAACTCTCGTCTGAGGTTCCACCAGTTTTAGGATCTGTACCTAATATTGTAGGTTGTATACAAGCTTCTGAAGCGCTTAAGATTATTACTGGCAAAGGGGAGTCAATATTAGCACCCAAAGTTCTCAATTTTGATTTAATGCGCGCTGACCCATTTTCCATGGTTGAGTTTTAA
- a CDS encoding winged helix-turn-helix domain-containing protein: MENLDKVNNLEIYDAKAKLEAMHQDIKRLMERSNQRYFDLMLSNLRKDILNSISAYVKDGIENGLERSLADPCKMRKTCKKRFNEFLENNAELIKQEDVSKETLKNKRSELEEIRKSAPFDKCDICFSEVDSIFDKQVNLIHSLQIYGQDKEDKSEISSIPEKIMVKSVLEPISNKQRLQILKSMAFDTQTFTALSKLTGLRGGNLLFHIQKLLENDLIIQRHERGDYMITEKGYHLLIMLTNFKKFL, translated from the coding sequence ATGGAAAATCTTGATAAGGTTAATAATTTGGAAATTTATGATGCAAAGGCAAAATTAGAGGCCATGCATCAAGATATTAAACGTTTAATGGAAAGATCCAACCAGAGATACTTTGATCTGATGTTATCCAACTTAAGAAAGGATATTTTAAACTCAATCTCGGCCTATGTTAAAGATGGAATAGAAAATGGTTTAGAAAGGAGCCTGGCAGATCCCTGTAAGATGAGAAAAACTTGCAAAAAGAGGTTTAATGAATTCTTAGAAAATAATGCTGAGCTTATAAAACAAGAAGATGTATCCAAAGAAACCTTAAAAAATAAAAGATCGGAGTTAGAAGAAATCAGGAAAAGTGCTCCTTTTGATAAATGCGATATATGTTTTAGCGAAGTAGACTCTATTTTCGATAAACAAGTAAATCTAATCCATTCATTACAAATATATGGCCAGGACAAAGAAGATAAAAGTGAAATATCTTCTATTCCAGAGAAAATTATGGTTAAGAGTGTTCTTGAACCTATATCAAATAAACAGAGACTTCAAATTCTAAAATCTATGGCTTTTGATACCCAGACATTTACTGCTCTTTCCAAACTAACCGGACTTCGTGGTGGGAACCTACTCTTTCACATTCAAAAACTGCTTGAAAATGACTTGATTATTCAGCGGCATGAACGTGGAGATTATATGATTACTGAAAAAGGATATCATCTACTCATAATGCTTACTAATTTTAAAAAATTCTTGTAA